A section of the Gloeobacter violaceus PCC 7421 genome encodes:
- the prmC gene encoding peptide chain release factor N(5)-glutamine methyltransferase yields MRQPADGWREQALAEARVHDIDAAEIDYLIEAVTGLDRLRVRLGGPQALEAHREKLAALWRRRIEEAMPLQYLLGTAHWRDLQLQVNPAVLIPRPESEALVDVAVDFCRSCAGARVVDLGTGSGAIAVAVARALPGATVWAVDASEAALVVAGANIERYGLSEQVHLLRGNWFVPLPTQPFDAVLSNPPYIPSAEIAALMPEVRLHEPLSALDGGSDGLDAVRQIIADAARHLRPGGILALEVMAGQGPTVVQLLARDSRYGCIRTVRDWAGIERIVVTYAWARGS; encoded by the coding sequence GTGAGACAGCCGGCCGACGGTTGGCGGGAGCAAGCCCTGGCCGAGGCCCGGGTTCACGACATTGATGCGGCCGAAATCGACTACCTGATCGAAGCGGTCACAGGTCTCGACCGGCTGCGGGTACGCCTTGGCGGGCCACAAGCACTCGAAGCACACCGCGAAAAGCTCGCCGCCCTTTGGCGTCGGCGTATCGAAGAAGCGATGCCGCTGCAGTACCTGCTGGGCACCGCCCACTGGCGCGATCTGCAATTGCAGGTGAACCCTGCGGTGCTCATTCCCCGACCGGAGAGCGAGGCGCTGGTGGATGTTGCCGTCGATTTTTGCCGCTCCTGCGCCGGGGCGCGGGTGGTGGATTTGGGCACCGGTTCCGGGGCAATCGCCGTCGCCGTGGCCCGCGCCCTACCGGGAGCCACCGTCTGGGCGGTGGACGCTTCGGAGGCGGCTCTCGTGGTGGCAGGAGCCAATATCGAGCGCTACGGGCTTTCTGAACAGGTGCATTTGCTGCGGGGCAACTGGTTTGTACCTTTGCCCACGCAGCCCTTCGATGCCGTGTTGAGCAACCCGCCCTACATCCCGAGCGCTGAAATTGCCGCACTGATGCCCGAGGTGCGCCTGCACGAACCGCTCTCGGCTCTCGACGGCGGTTCAGACGGTCTTGATGCAGTCCGGCAGATTATTGCCGATGCCGCCCGGCATCTGCGGCCGGGCGGCATCCTCGCTCTCGAAGTGATGGCGGGTCAGGGCCCGACGGTAGTGCAACTATTGGCCCGCGACAGTCGCTACGGCTGTATCCGCACGGTGCGCGACTGGGCGGGGATCGAACGCATCGTGGTTACGTACGCTTGGGCGAGAGGATCATAA
- the infC gene encoding translation initiation factor IF-3, whose amino-acid sequence MLWLALFFGRFSRLEAPQRLVIKKRSDRGQANLPMINERIRFPKIRAIDADGTQLGIMHPRDALRIAEERNLDLVVVSEDAQPPVCRIMDYGKYKFEQEKRAKEARKKQHTADVKEVKMRYTIGEHDYQVRLRDTIRFLKDGDKVKATIMFRGREIQHANLAKDLLMQLAADSAEIGEVQQEPSVEGRNMIMILSPKRT is encoded by the coding sequence ATGCTCTGGCTTGCTTTGTTTTTTGGAAGATTTTCTCGCCTGGAGGCTCCTCAAAGATTGGTCATTAAGAAGCGCTCTGACCGGGGTCAAGCCAACCTCCCCATGATCAACGAGCGGATCCGCTTTCCGAAGATCCGCGCCATCGACGCCGATGGCACCCAGTTGGGGATCATGCACCCGCGCGATGCCCTGCGCATTGCCGAGGAACGCAATCTCGATCTGGTGGTAGTCAGCGAAGACGCCCAGCCGCCGGTCTGCCGGATCATGGATTATGGTAAATACAAATTCGAGCAAGAGAAACGGGCCAAAGAAGCGCGCAAGAAACAGCACACCGCCGACGTCAAAGAAGTCAAGATGCGCTATACGATTGGCGAGCACGATTACCAGGTGCGTCTGCGCGATACGATCCGCTTTCTCAAAGACGGCGACAAGGTCAAAGCGACCATCATGTTCCGGGGCCGCGAGATCCAGCATGCCAATCTGGCCAAAGATTTGCTCATGCAGCTTGCCGCCGACTCCGCCGAGATCGGCGAGGTGCAGCAGGAGCCCTCGGTGGAGGGGCGCAACATGATTATGATCCTCTCGCCCAAGCGTACGTAA
- a CDS encoding alpha/beta hydrolase, producing MRPFDAFEIEIALADGTVLGGELVAPDTPVAGVIFAPATGLGDRDGNDTDVGFAPLAQIAAGLAGRRIASLRSEGRGVGRSGGEFVGPQAALDDFVALVELAAGRFAELGGRPVLLGHAIGCTLAAVAASRLGPERLRGVVLIAPPISPVSELMGFRSEASKAMAALPPADQWQALARVQAEYGRRKSFLPAGMQIRVPLLAVQGERDWVFPPAESARLASQVDGAVRLLLSGLDHWLVRADGWRSPTENLTADLPVDPQAVRAIADWIAALP from the coding sequence TTGAGACCCTTTGACGCCTTTGAAATCGAAATTGCCCTGGCGGACGGCACCGTGCTGGGGGGCGAATTGGTCGCCCCCGACACCCCGGTGGCCGGGGTGATCTTTGCACCGGCGACGGGCCTTGGCGATCGCGACGGCAACGACACCGACGTCGGCTTCGCTCCGCTCGCCCAGATCGCCGCGGGACTTGCCGGGCGCCGGATCGCCTCTTTGCGCAGCGAGGGACGCGGGGTGGGGCGCAGCGGCGGTGAATTTGTCGGGCCGCAGGCGGCCCTCGACGATTTTGTGGCCCTCGTCGAGCTTGCGGCCGGTCGCTTTGCGGAGTTGGGCGGGCGGCCCGTGCTGCTGGGCCACGCCATCGGCTGCACGCTCGCGGCGGTGGCGGCAAGCCGCCTGGGGCCGGAGCGACTGCGGGGCGTGGTGCTTATCGCCCCGCCCATCAGCCCCGTGAGCGAATTGATGGGCTTTCGCTCGGAGGCGTCCAAAGCGATGGCCGCTCTTCCCCCTGCCGATCAATGGCAGGCGCTCGCGCGGGTGCAGGCCGAGTATGGCCGGCGCAAGTCGTTTTTGCCCGCCGGGATGCAGATTCGGGTACCGTTGCTGGCGGTGCAGGGGGAGCGCGATTGGGTCTTCCCGCCCGCCGAGTCGGCGCGGCTGGCCAGCCAGGTGGATGGAGCGGTGCGCTTGCTGCTGAGCGGACTCGATCACTGGCTGGTGCGCGCCGACGGCTGGCGATCTCCTACCGAAAATTTGACGGCGGATCTGCCGGTGGATCCGCAAGCTGTCCGGGCGATTGCGGACTGGATTGCGGCCCTCCCGTAA
- a CDS encoding TIGR00300 family protein, whose translation MRSGLRYLMCSPTHYEVDYIINPWMEGNVHRSSREEAARQWEGLHKILDELADVQLVEPAPGWPDMVFTANAGLVLDKNVVLSRFFHPERQGEEPHFREWFEAQGYVVCELPTKIAFEGAGDALLDREGRWLWAGYGFRSSLESHPYLAKYLDIEVLSLRLVDERFYHLDTCFCPLSDGYLLYYPPAFDDTSNRLIESRVSPDKRLVVGEVDAVNFACNAVNVERTVIVNQVTPGLAARLASCNFAVRETPLSEFLKAGGAAKCLTLRLTEPRTVEMPQVQVATRNVEMQGHLLDSALMTEVIDLILKGGASFQILDFKVGQRRQDTSYTRLQVTAPTAETLESVLTQLIDRGAVLAEEAVRDAELQAATQDGVAPQDFFVTSIYPTEVRLGGRWVVVAHQRMDGAIVVEPETGTARCALLRDIKAGERVVTGVEGIRTRHQKALPDREREEFSFMASGVSSERRVELVVEQVAWQLRRLRTQGGKAVVVAGPVVIHTGGGAHLANLIREGYVQALLGGNAIAVHDIEQAFHGTSLGVDLQRGVVIQGGHRHHLKTINLIRRCGSIAAAVEQGVLHSGIFYECVKAGVPFSLAGSIRDDGPLPDTEMDLIQAQTDYARLIEGADLILMLSSMLHSIGVGNMTPAGVKLVCVDINPAVVTKLADRGSVESVGVVTDVGLFLSLLVRQLHYLDH comes from the coding sequence ATGCGTTCCGGATTGCGCTATCTGATGTGCTCGCCCACCCACTACGAGGTGGACTACATCATCAACCCCTGGATGGAGGGCAACGTTCACCGCTCCTCGCGCGAAGAGGCGGCCCGCCAGTGGGAGGGACTGCACAAGATCCTGGACGAGCTCGCCGATGTGCAGCTGGTCGAGCCTGCCCCCGGCTGGCCGGACATGGTCTTTACCGCCAACGCCGGGCTGGTGCTCGACAAGAATGTCGTGCTGAGCCGGTTCTTCCACCCGGAGCGCCAGGGGGAGGAGCCCCACTTTCGCGAATGGTTCGAGGCGCAGGGCTATGTGGTCTGCGAGCTGCCCACCAAGATCGCCTTCGAAGGGGCGGGCGACGCGCTGCTCGATCGAGAGGGCCGCTGGCTGTGGGCGGGCTACGGGTTTCGCTCGTCGCTGGAGTCGCACCCGTACCTGGCCAAGTACCTCGACATCGAAGTGCTCTCACTGCGGTTGGTGGACGAGCGCTTTTACCACCTTGACACCTGCTTTTGTCCGCTGTCGGACGGCTATTTGCTCTACTACCCGCCCGCCTTCGACGATACCTCCAATCGCCTGATCGAATCGCGGGTGAGCCCGGACAAGCGGCTGGTGGTGGGCGAAGTCGACGCGGTCAACTTTGCCTGTAACGCCGTCAATGTCGAGCGCACGGTAATCGTCAACCAGGTGACGCCGGGGCTTGCGGCACGGCTGGCCAGTTGCAACTTCGCGGTGCGCGAGACGCCCCTCAGCGAATTTCTCAAAGCGGGCGGAGCGGCCAAATGTCTGACGCTGCGCCTCACAGAGCCGCGCACTGTCGAGATGCCCCAGGTGCAGGTCGCCACCCGCAACGTCGAGATGCAGGGGCACCTGCTCGATTCGGCCCTGATGACCGAGGTGATCGATCTCATTCTCAAAGGCGGCGCCAGCTTCCAGATCCTCGACTTTAAAGTCGGCCAGCGGCGCCAGGACACCTCCTATACGCGATTGCAGGTGACTGCCCCCACCGCCGAGACCCTCGAAAGCGTCCTGACCCAACTTATCGATCGCGGTGCGGTGCTCGCCGAGGAGGCCGTTCGCGATGCCGAACTGCAGGCGGCCACGCAGGACGGTGTGGCGCCGCAGGACTTTTTTGTCACCAGTATTTATCCGACGGAAGTGCGCCTGGGGGGACGCTGGGTGGTGGTGGCCCACCAACGCATGGACGGCGCCATCGTCGTCGAGCCGGAGACTGGAACCGCCCGCTGCGCACTGCTGCGGGACATCAAAGCCGGTGAGCGGGTGGTGACCGGTGTCGAGGGGATCCGCACCCGCCACCAGAAGGCCCTTCCTGACCGCGAGCGCGAAGAGTTTTCGTTCATGGCCTCGGGGGTCTCCAGCGAGCGGCGCGTCGAACTGGTGGTCGAGCAGGTGGCCTGGCAGTTGCGCCGCCTGCGCACCCAGGGCGGCAAGGCGGTGGTGGTGGCCGGACCCGTCGTCATCCACACCGGCGGCGGTGCGCATCTGGCCAACCTCATCCGTGAAGGCTATGTGCAGGCGCTGTTGGGCGGCAACGCCATCGCCGTCCACGACATCGAGCAGGCTTTCCACGGCACCTCGCTGGGGGTGGATTTGCAGCGGGGCGTCGTCATCCAGGGCGGCCATCGGCACCATCTGAAGACCATCAACCTCATCCGCCGCTGCGGGAGCATCGCCGCCGCCGTCGAGCAGGGGGTGCTGCACTCGGGCATCTTCTACGAATGTGTAAAAGCCGGGGTGCCCTTTTCGCTGGCGGGTTCGATCCGCGACGACGGGCCGTTGCCCGATACCGAGATGGACTTGATTCAAGCCCAAACCGACTACGCTCGCCTGATCGAGGGGGCGGATCTGATCTTGATGCTCTCCTCGATGCTCCATTCGATCGGTGTCGGGAACATGACGCCCGCCGGGGTGAAGCTGGTGTGCGTGGACATCAACCCGGCAGTGGTCACCAAGCTGGCCGACCGCGGTTCGGTCGAATCGGTGGGCGTGGTCACCGACGTCGGTCTGTTCTTGAGCTTGCTTGTGCGGCAGTTGCATTACCTGGATCACTGA
- a CDS encoding cation:proton antiporter, giving the protein MTFNLWFVIVGALFIVMALSNSILRRLPLTTSLLYLLVGLVLGPVGLGLIRLDAIEQAGLLERITEVAVIISLFTSGLKLRTPLSKKRWQLPVRLAFISMTVTVALIACAGVFWLGLPLGAAILLGGVLAPTDPVLASDVQLEDPFDSDRLRFSLTGEAGLNDGTAFPFVMLGLGLLGLHELGEGGWRWVAVDVLWATAAGLGVGWLCGLLVGRLVLYLRSRREEAVQLDDFLALGLIALSYGAALLVAGYGFLAVFAAGLALRSIELQAAGEKPSEDVQAMARQGAKEEVPPGSESAPLFMAQAVLEFNEQLERIGEVVIVVLVGGLLATFLPPPAALLWFVPLLFLVIRPISVWIGLLGSNTSGLQRRLMAWFGIRGIGSIYYLMFAITHGLPGDIARTLTAITLMVVAISIVVHGISVTPLMSLYGRRSEGKPA; this is encoded by the coding sequence ATGACCTTTAACTTGTGGTTTGTGATCGTTGGGGCGCTATTTATCGTTATGGCGCTCTCCAACTCGATTCTGCGTCGTCTACCGCTCACCACTTCGTTGCTGTATCTTCTGGTGGGATTGGTGCTCGGCCCCGTCGGCCTGGGGCTCATACGGCTCGATGCCATTGAGCAAGCCGGGTTGCTCGAACGAATCACAGAGGTGGCAGTGATCATTTCGCTGTTTACCTCCGGGCTGAAGCTGCGCACACCGCTGTCGAAGAAACGCTGGCAACTGCCCGTGCGCCTCGCCTTCATCTCGATGACGGTCACTGTCGCCTTGATTGCTTGTGCAGGAGTGTTCTGGCTGGGATTGCCCCTGGGAGCGGCGATTTTGCTTGGGGGGGTGCTTGCCCCAACTGATCCGGTGCTTGCTTCCGACGTGCAACTAGAAGATCCGTTCGACAGCGATCGATTGCGCTTCAGCCTCACCGGCGAAGCGGGCCTCAATGACGGCACCGCCTTTCCGTTTGTGATGTTGGGGTTGGGACTGCTGGGCCTGCACGAGCTGGGTGAGGGAGGTTGGCGCTGGGTTGCGGTCGATGTCCTCTGGGCAACGGCTGCCGGGTTGGGTGTGGGATGGCTTTGCGGCCTGCTGGTGGGCAGACTGGTGCTCTATCTGCGCAGTCGCCGCGAGGAGGCCGTCCAACTCGACGATTTTCTGGCCCTGGGATTGATCGCCCTGTCGTACGGAGCGGCGCTGTTGGTAGCCGGCTATGGATTCCTTGCCGTCTTCGCCGCCGGATTGGCGTTGCGCAGCATTGAACTGCAAGCCGCCGGCGAAAAGCCCTCCGAGGACGTTCAGGCGATGGCCCGCCAGGGTGCTAAGGAGGAAGTACCCCCGGGCTCCGAGTCGGCGCCGCTGTTTATGGCCCAGGCGGTGCTCGAATTCAACGAACAACTCGAGCGCATCGGGGAGGTGGTGATCGTGGTGCTGGTGGGCGGATTGCTCGCTACTTTCTTGCCGCCGCCTGCCGCTTTGCTGTGGTTTGTGCCGCTGTTGTTTCTGGTGATCCGGCCGATCTCGGTGTGGATCGGACTGTTGGGCTCCAACACCTCCGGACTGCAGCGCCGGTTGATGGCCTGGTTCGGCATTCGCGGCATCGGCTCCATTTACTATTTGATGTTTGCGATTACCCACGGTCTACCCGGGGACATCGCCCGCACCCTAACGGCGATCACCCTTATGGTGGTGGCGATTTCGATCGTCGTGCACGGCATCTCAGTGACGCCGTTGATGAGTCTTTACGGCCGCCGCAGCGAGGGCAAGCCCGCATAA
- a CDS encoding DUF4198 domain-containing protein: MNYTRTLLLTLTAAALVAPPAAAHDYWLMPEKFTPVAGEPLKVHLYYGDDFKPENERPFQKDRTPSFVLISATEARELSATTPDQQLPLAELTFAEAGTHLLALDRTAQNINLEPKQFNEYLRHEGLTDILAVRKKTKKLQTQGRERYSRNIKALVQTGDVRNDEIALRTLGKPIEIVPEQNPVNLQPGQNLGVRVLFEGKPLANRQIDALNTTSGKLVRLSARTDKEGRAGFRLDRPGPWIVRLVHMRACARDCRNVDWESFWSSLTFALADAPAQSARP, translated from the coding sequence TTGAACTACACCAGAACCCTTCTTCTCACCCTGACCGCCGCTGCGCTCGTCGCCCCGCCGGCCGCGGCCCACGACTACTGGTTGATGCCCGAGAAGTTCACGCCCGTCGCGGGCGAGCCACTCAAGGTGCATCTTTATTACGGCGACGACTTCAAGCCGGAAAACGAGCGCCCCTTTCAGAAGGATCGCACCCCCAGCTTTGTGCTGATTTCCGCCACTGAAGCACGGGAGTTGAGCGCTACCACACCCGATCAGCAGCTGCCGCTGGCGGAGTTGACCTTTGCTGAGGCGGGCACCCATCTGCTGGCCCTCGATCGCACTGCCCAGAACATCAATCTCGAACCCAAACAGTTCAACGAGTACCTGCGCCACGAAGGGCTCACCGATATCCTGGCGGTGCGCAAAAAGACCAAAAAGCTGCAGACCCAGGGGCGCGAGCGCTACTCTCGCAACATCAAAGCGCTGGTGCAGACCGGGGATGTCCGCAACGACGAAATTGCTCTGCGCACCCTGGGTAAGCCCATCGAGATCGTCCCCGAGCAGAACCCGGTGAACCTGCAGCCTGGCCAGAACCTGGGGGTGCGCGTGCTCTTCGAGGGCAAACCGCTTGCAAACCGGCAGATCGATGCGCTCAACACCACCAGCGGCAAACTCGTGCGCCTCTCGGCGCGCACCGACAAAGAGGGCCGCGCCGGCTTCCGGCTCGATCGCCCCGGCCCCTGGATCGTGCGGCTGGTGCACATGCGCGCCTGCGCCCGGGACTGCCGCAATGTCGATTGGGAAAGCTTCTGGAGTTCGCTGACTTTTGCCCTGGCGGACGCCCCGGCTCAAAGTGCCCGGCCGTAG
- the dprA gene encoding DNA-processing protein DprA, whose protein sequence is MTSERAYWVAWRQSPGVGPLTIRRLREHFGSLQAAWEAAETEFSAVEGWSARKGLESRRYRERTDPGLLLEALEDRWPSFWTPADGDYPPLLREIPDPPPLLFYRGPLRQLSPAVAVVGTRHPSDYGRRWAAQIAETLAAAGFLVISGLAAGIDGIAHEAALGVGKTAAVLATSLTRVYPPEHAGMAAEIAHSGLLLSEYAPEEETLTHNFPRRNRIVVGMSLATIVIEAPERSGALISAYLACDYNRELFALPGAIDTPQAQGCLKLISQGARVILGLEALLADLGAQLVRATVPSALPPVLDGDEKRIWDQIQGDGCSFDELALGTGLTTDRLASALLTLELRGLLVQQAGSRYGRAL, encoded by the coding sequence TTGACAAGTGAGCGGGCTTATTGGGTCGCCTGGCGGCAATCGCCGGGGGTTGGTCCTCTGACAATCCGGCGGCTCAGGGAGCATTTCGGGTCGTTGCAGGCGGCCTGGGAAGCGGCAGAGACCGAGTTCTCGGCGGTCGAGGGCTGGAGCGCCCGCAAAGGGCTCGAAAGCCGTCGCTACCGCGAGCGCACCGATCCGGGGCTTTTGCTCGAAGCACTGGAGGACCGTTGGCCATCCTTCTGGACGCCGGCCGACGGGGATTATCCACCGCTGTTGCGCGAGATTCCCGACCCGCCCCCTTTGCTTTTTTACCGCGGGCCGCTGCGGCAACTGTCGCCCGCGGTCGCGGTGGTGGGAACCCGTCACCCAAGCGACTACGGCAGGCGCTGGGCCGCCCAAATCGCCGAAACCTTGGCTGCGGCAGGCTTTCTGGTGATTTCCGGTCTGGCTGCAGGCATCGACGGTATCGCCCACGAGGCCGCCCTTGGGGTCGGGAAGACCGCAGCGGTGCTCGCAACCAGCCTGACGCGCGTCTATCCGCCTGAGCACGCGGGTATGGCTGCCGAGATTGCCCATAGCGGTCTGTTGCTGAGCGAATATGCCCCTGAGGAAGAAACCCTCACCCACAACTTTCCCCGCCGCAACCGGATTGTCGTGGGCATGAGCCTCGCCACGATCGTCATCGAAGCGCCCGAGCGCTCCGGTGCGCTCATCTCGGCGTATCTGGCCTGCGATTACAACCGGGAATTGTTCGCTCTGCCCGGGGCCATCGATACGCCCCAGGCGCAAGGGTGCCTCAAGCTGATTTCCCAGGGGGCGCGGGTCATCCTTGGCCTCGAAGCGCTGCTTGCCGATCTGGGAGCCCAACTGGTGCGCGCCACGGTGCCTTCCGCGCTACCCCCGGTGCTCGACGGCGACGAGAAGCGCATCTGGGATCAGATCCAGGGCGACGGCTGCTCCTTCGACGAATTGGCTTTGGGGACGGGACTTACTACCGACCGGCTCGCAAGCGCCCTACTCACCCTCGAACTGCGGGGACTGCTCGTGCAGCAGGCCGGGTCGCGCTACGGCCGGGCACTTTGA
- a CDS encoding nucleoside deaminase — protein sequence MAESLRIAAMGIGLPTEYDIDCIDMVIAEANAAVDEGKAGVGAMLTWRGKVLALEHNQYAETHDVTAHGEMSILRAQAERLDGMSDEDKKDLCMYVTLEPCLMCLSAMSLVGIPRVVYAALSEDANIEQALLEGATARNVNDALVRGPLELVPGVRREEGIKLLERMDMRRGDPDSGVGHTD from the coding sequence ATGGCAGAAAGCCTGAGGATCGCAGCAATGGGAATTGGCTTACCGACAGAATATGATATTGACTGTATAGACATGGTTATTGCTGAGGCAAACGCTGCCGTCGACGAAGGCAAGGCCGGGGTGGGGGCGATGCTCACCTGGCGCGGCAAGGTGCTTGCCCTCGAGCACAACCAGTATGCCGAGACCCACGACGTCACTGCCCATGGCGAGATGTCTATCCTGCGCGCGCAGGCCGAACGTCTCGATGGGATGAGCGATGAGGATAAAAAAGACCTCTGCATGTACGTCACCCTGGAACCCTGTCTGATGTGTCTGTCGGCGATGTCCCTGGTGGGCATCCCGAGGGTGGTCTACGCGGCGCTGTCCGAGGACGCGAACATCGAGCAGGCACTGCTGGAGGGGGCCACCGCCCGCAACGTCAACGACGCCCTGGTGCGCGGACCGCTTGAACTGGTGCCCGGGGTGCGCCGCGAGGAAGGCATCAAGCTCCTGGAGCGCATGGACATGCGCCGGGGCGATCCCGATTCCGGGGTTGGACACACCGATTGA
- a CDS encoding DUF4394 domain-containing protein, with the protein MVRFEAGRPAAATTLKVNGVSGTLVGIDYRPADGKLYGLSDAQNLYTIDPAGGSASLVSTLSVPFTGGVRSGFDFNPSADRLRLVGADGQDLRVNVDLGATAVDGKLAYDSRDRNAKKTPQVSASAYTNSLAKAGATKLLNIDFSLDVLTLQEPPNDGVLKTIGPLGVDFGPASGFDILTGPDGKDRAFATSGSVFYTVDLASGRARKVGTIGDGKLAVFSLAAGHGRP; encoded by the coding sequence TTGGTCCGTTTTGAAGCCGGGCGGCCCGCCGCGGCGACAACCCTCAAAGTGAACGGTGTGAGCGGCACCCTGGTGGGGATCGACTACCGTCCTGCCGACGGCAAGCTCTACGGCCTCAGCGACGCCCAGAATCTCTATACCATCGACCCGGCGGGCGGTTCGGCATCTTTGGTGAGTACCCTCTCGGTACCCTTTACCGGTGGGGTGCGCTCGGGATTCGACTTCAACCCGTCGGCGGACCGGTTGCGGCTGGTGGGTGCCGACGGCCAGGATTTGCGGGTGAATGTCGATCTGGGGGCAACGGCGGTGGACGGCAAGCTGGCCTACGACTCCCGCGACCGCAACGCCAAGAAAACTCCCCAAGTGAGTGCTTCGGCCTACACCAACTCGCTGGCCAAAGCCGGGGCGACGAAGCTGTTGAATATCGACTTCAGCCTTGATGTGCTTACCCTTCAAGAGCCTCCCAACGACGGCGTGCTGAAGACCATCGGTCCGTTGGGGGTCGATTTTGGACCGGCAAGCGGGTTTGACATTCTCACCGGGCCCGACGGCAAAGACCGGGCGTTTGCCACCTCGGGTAGTGTGTTCTACACGGTCGATCTGGCCAGCGGCCGGGCGCGCAAGGTTGGTACTATCGGCGACGGCAAATTGGCGGTCTTTAGTCTGGCGGCCGGGCACGGCCGACCTTGA
- a CDS encoding sigma-70 family RNA polymerase sigma factor — protein MHPPDSSDSRPANLRAGGDVELFRSIKGGQLAALGTLYDRFGGLVHGLALAILTNPQEAEDLTQEVFLSLFRNCTYDPTRGAPSSYLITLTRSRAIDRLRAKGRAAKLMQRWGQSRVVETSPVTPMESASINECSQAVRDALEKLSPNHRRVLEMSYFKELSQREIAEKLGTPLGTVKSWVRRGLSELKETLQEYVG, from the coding sequence ATGCACCCTCCCGACTCATCGGACAGCCGGCCGGCAAATCTGCGCGCAGGCGGGGATGTCGAGTTGTTCCGCTCGATCAAGGGCGGTCAGTTGGCCGCCCTGGGAACTCTTTACGACCGCTTCGGCGGTTTGGTCCATGGGCTGGCGCTCGCTATTCTCACCAATCCCCAGGAAGCGGAGGATCTGACCCAGGAGGTGTTTCTTTCCCTATTTCGCAACTGTACCTACGATCCGACCAGGGGGGCGCCGAGCAGCTATCTCATCACCCTCACCCGCTCGCGGGCTATCGACAGGCTGCGCGCGAAAGGCCGGGCGGCAAAATTGATGCAACGCTGGGGGCAGAGCAGGGTAGTCGAGACCTCACCGGTGACGCCGATGGAGAGCGCTTCGATCAACGAATGTTCGCAGGCGGTGCGCGACGCCCTCGAAAAACTTTCTCCCAACCACCGCCGGGTGTTGGAGATGTCCTACTTTAAAGAGTTGAGTCAAAGAGAAATCGCCGAGAAGTTGGGAACACCGCTCGGCACGGTCAAAAGTTGGGTGCGCAGGGGGCTGTCGGAACTCAAAGAAACGTTGCAGGAATATGTCGGGTAG
- a CDS encoding anti-sigma factor, with translation MYGSPGPKSREDLMIEYVLGELSRRSPQEAEKFEQLLAQDLALKREVQQLRKVLGLLPYATVSAPPKHLRTAILDAAAAPPRRAGGPRISPGWIAAVAAACVAAVFGIDGFRLRQQLQAVKEANEALQQPNLLLQFSLIGTGPLSNAFGSVAMDLDTKRAAVAINNLPTAPAGQVYRLWAITGNKTVPCGQFNPGAGGKVITQFAIPVEAYSGPIAQLLVTLEPASLPAQPTGPSVLVTG, from the coding sequence ATGTACGGATCCCCGGGCCCTAAAAGCCGCGAAGATTTGATGATCGAATATGTTCTGGGCGAACTTTCCAGGCGCTCGCCCCAGGAAGCCGAAAAGTTTGAGCAACTGCTCGCGCAGGACCTCGCCCTGAAGCGCGAGGTGCAGCAGTTGCGCAAGGTTTTGGGGCTGTTGCCCTATGCCACGGTGAGTGCACCTCCCAAGCACCTGCGCACCGCTATTCTCGATGCCGCCGCCGCGCCGCCGCGCCGCGCGGGCGGGCCGCGCATCTCACCGGGCTGGATCGCGGCGGTGGCAGCCGCCTGCGTGGCGGCGGTCTTCGGCATCGACGGCTTCCGGCTGCGCCAGCAGCTGCAGGCGGTCAAAGAGGCCAACGAAGCGCTCCAGCAGCCCAATCTACTGTTGCAATTTTCTTTGATAGGGACCGGACCGCTCTCGAACGCCTTCGGCAGCGTCGCGATGGATCTCGACACCAAACGGGCGGCCGTCGCCATCAACAACCTGCCGACCGCACCCGCAGGGCAGGTGTACCGCCTCTGGGCGATCACGGGCAATAAAACCGTCCCCTGCGGGCAGTTCAACCCCGGGGCGGGGGGCAAGGTGATCACCCAGTTTGCGATTCCAGTCGAAGCCTACAGCGGCCCGATCGCCCAACTGCTCGTCACCTTGGAGCCCGCGAGCCTGCCGGCCCAACCCACCGGCCCGTCGGTGCTGGTGACCGGCTGA